Proteins encoded together in one Pseudomonadota bacterium window:
- a CDS encoding MltA domain-containing protein, giving the protein VTMPAVRAWLAAHPDRAAEVMHQNASYVFFRELDGEEGPLGAQNVPLTPGRSLAVDRTLIPLGAPLWLDTVDPLDMSRPLRRLMVAQDTGGAIRGPVRGDFFWGHGEDAEQRAGVMKSPGRYYVLLPKPEVQ; this is encoded by the coding sequence AGGTTACCATGCCGGCTGTCCGGGCCTGGCTGGCGGCCCATCCGGACCGGGCGGCCGAAGTGATGCACCAGAATGCCTCGTATGTATTTTTCCGGGAGCTGGACGGGGAGGAGGGGCCTTTGGGAGCCCAGAATGTTCCCCTGACGCCCGGCCGCTCGCTGGCTGTGGACAGGACCCTTATTCCGCTGGGGGCGCCCCTGTGGCTGGACACTGTGGACCCGCTGGACATGAGCCGTCCCCTGCGCCGCCTGATGGTGGCCCAGGATACGGGGGGAGCCATCAGGGGGCCTGTGCGCGGTGACTTTTTCTGGGGGCACGGCGAGGATGCGGAGCAGCGGGCCGGAGTCATGAAAAGCCCAGGCCGGTACTATGTCCTGCTGCCGAAGCCGGAGGTGCAGTGA